In Chitinophaga oryzae, the sequence TTCCGCGTAGGCATTCAGCGCCGTATAATAGTCGTTGTTATTGCTTTCCTTTACGCTGCTGGGTTTACTCCAGGGGAAAGTGCCCAGCAGTATGCCGTTGGCGCCGTATTCCTGGTATTCTTTATAATGCTGCTGGTTGTTCAGCCCGTAGCTGTTCCAGGTGTAATCGCCTACGATACGCAGGTTTTTCAGGGGTTTCAGCACGAAGCCGCCGGTGAGCCAGAGATCATTGGCCGTTTCTTTGGTGCGGCCGTTAAGGGTGGCGAGGGCCACGATGTTGGTAAACGAGCCCTGTCCGGAGAAGTGGCCGTCGGGGTGGTATACAGGCATGATCGGGCGGAGGTCACCGGAGATCCAGCCGGATGAAAGGCCGCCATGGCTGGCAGGAGTGGGTTTATTGCTCTCGGTGCGGTTGAGCATCATTTTCATATTCAGTTCCAGCCAGGAAGTAGCTTCAGTGTTCAGCTTCAGGCTGGCGTTATATCTTTTAAAATCTTCATTGGCCACTTTCAGCAACCCTTTCTGATCGAAGTAACCGAGAGAGGCGACGTAGCCGGTTTTACCCTGGCCGCCGGAGATAGACACGTTATGGTCCATCATGGGGGCCCATCCGGGGTACAGTTCTTTGATCCAGTCGGTATTGCCTACATAGCGGTACTTGGAGGGGTTGGCCGGGTCCACATACACCGGCAGGTTGTTGGCCGGGTCTTTGAAATAGGCGACCGACCGGGTAGAATCTTCTGTGGTAAAGGGTTCAGAGGCTGCGTTACCGCCAGAAAGCTGGCCGGTGCGGTCTGCCTCGCGGTGCATACGGATATAGTCTACCGAATTGAGGTATTTCGGCATACGGGTGGGGCGGGTGATGGTATAGGAGGTGGAGTAGTTGAGCCGCAGCGGCGCATCTTTACCGGGCTTTTTGGTGGTGATGAGGATCACGCCGTAAGCGCCTCTTACCCCGTAGATAGCGGCGGATGCGGCGTCTTTTAATACGGTCACATTGGCCACGTCAGCCGGATTGATGAGGTTGGGATCCATCTGTACGCCATCTACCAGTACCAGCGGGCCACCGCCGTTGATAGAGGTGTTACCGCGTACGTTGAAGGTGGCGCCTTTGCCGGGAGCGCCGTTGTTCAGGTTCACGTTGAGGTTGGGCACCATGCCCTGCAGCCCCTGCGCCAGGTTCACCAGCGGACGGCTCTCCAGCTTTTTACCATCCAGCGTGGCTACGGCGCCGGTGAGGTCCCCTTTTTTCTGGGTACCGTAACCTACCACCACCACCTCGTTGAGGCCCTGGGTATCTTCCTGTAAGGTGATGTTAAGGGTGGTACGGCCTTCCACGGCGACGGTCTGCTGGATGTGCCCGATAAAGGAGAACACCAGTGTGGCGTTGTCCGGGGCATTCAGCTCATATTCGCCGTTAGCGTTGGTAACAGCGCCGGCATTAGCGCCGGAGACTTTTACCGTTACGCCGGGCAGCGGTTCCCCTTTGGCGTTGACCACCTTTCCTTTGATATGTTTGTCGCGGATCTCGTTACCGGCGCGGCTCACCACCACCACGTTATTGTCCAGTACTTTGTAGTGCAGGCGGAGAGGTGGCAGCAGGCGGTCCAGCACTTCCGTCACCGTCACGCCGCTCATATCAACAGATAGCGGGGCTATGTCTTTCAACTCATCATTGTTGAAGAAAAAACGGTAATTGGATTTTTTCTCCAGCATGATCAGCATTTTATCCAGCAGGGTGGCCTCTGCCCGGATATTGATCTTTTTCTGGGAATAAACACTGGCAGAAACCTGCGCTACCAGCAATAGCAACAACGTGGTGAATTTCATAATCAATAACATCTGCTGGACCTTCGCCCATACGGGGGGAGGTCCCGACTTAGTAAATTTTTTCATACCTTGGATTTGTTGAGTTGATACAATAGGAGTCCCTGAAACCTTCAAGCGTAAAGGTCTCCTGCTACTTGACAACGGGGAATGTGCGCGCATTTCCCGTTTTTTTTAAAAGATGTTACAGGTGATATCAGGTAAATCCTGATGGTACTTTCATAACTATCGATTTAGACTTTGATTAATGAATAAAGACTTTTCCTGCGGTGATGTTATATTCGAATTGTTTGGTCTGTTTTAACATGCCTAGCAGCTGGTCCAGCGATTCCCCCTGTACATTACCGGTAAAAGAGGTCTGTAATAAAGATTGATTATGACATTCGATGGTAATCCCATACCATCTTTCCATTCTTTTTATCAGTTGTAAAAAAGTTTCGTTGCGGTATACAAACCTGTTTTCCACCCAGGCTGTTTCTGCTATCTCGGCACCGCCACGTTCTTTTTCAATGCTTTCCAGCACGATCAGCGACTTCAGGTCGTCCGGACGGGCTACCGTTGCCGGCTTCACCGTATCGGCGATAGCGTTGGCCACCAGTAGTTTCTGTTTAGGGCTCAGAGTGATATGCTGTTTGCCGCCGTCTTTCACGGTCACCTCCACCGCGCCGCTGATCAGTGCTGTTTCAGTATGTGATTCATCCGCATAAGCCCGCACGTTGAAGGTGGTGCCCAGCACCTTTATATCTACCGTATGGGTGTGGATCACAAAAGGATCGTTGGGCATCCTGGTCACATCAAAATACCCTTCTCCCGTCAGTTTCACCACCCTGCCCGACTTGGCAAAATTGCTGGGATAAGATAGCGTGCTGCCGGCATTGAGCATCACCAGGGTACCATCCGGGAGGGTGATGCGGGTTTTGGAACCGGGCCGTGTCTGTACCGTACTCCATACCACGGCGTTGGTAGCGGTGCTGCTACGCAGGTATAACGCCATGGCGGCGCCCAGCAGCAACACCAGCGATGCGGCGGCCATGACCCGCCAGCGGCCCCGGCGTACCGGCAGACTGTCTTCCGTCACTTCCGGCAGCGCTTCCTGGCTTCCGCCGGCGGCGATATCCCCCATGATGCGGTCCAACAGCATTTCTTTCCGTTCCGGCGTGGGCTTGCCGGTGCTTTGCAGGAATATCTTGTCCAACAACGCCTGTTGCCGGGCTACCTCCGGGGAGGCTTCCAGCAGGACTTCCAGCTCCACCTCCTCAGCCGGCGACAGGGCGCCTGCCGTCCGTTTGGCCATCAGTTCCCAAAGCCTTTCGTGTTGTTCCATTAAATTGATATTACGGTGATGTAACAGATAAGACAGTATTTTGGAGAAATACTATGAAGCGGGGAGAAATTTTTTATTTTTTTATTTATTTATTCCATCCAGCCGAAATGCTGACGGATATCGATCACCTCGCCGAGCTTTTTCAGGGCGATCGCCATTTGGGTGTTCACGGTATTAATGGATACTTCGAGGATCTCAGCCACCTCCCTGTATTTGAGACCGTCTTCTTTTACCAGGCGAAATATAAGTTTACAGCGGGCGGGCAGCAGGTTGATGGCTGATTCTATCTTCCGCAGGTTCTCCTTGCTGATCAGCATATCTTCCGGGGAGGCAGCCATGGCGTTGACAGTTACCTGTATATGCTCGCCTGTGAGCATCTCCGGCATTCTGCCGGCGCGGATGCGGTAATTACAGGCAGTGTTACGGACAGCCGTGTAGAGATAAGTGTTGAGGTTACGCACTGTGGCAAGGCCGGCGCGGTTCTGCCATATCTTCACAAAAACATCGGACACCGCTTCTTCTGCTTCTTCCCGGGAAGGTAACAGCGATGCGGCAAACACGATCAGCCGGTCGCTATACTGCAAAAACAGCTGGCGAAAAGCAAGTTGATCATTGTCCCTGTATATTTTGTCTAACAGATCCTGCATCTGCAAATGATTGTGAACAGCATTCCCATTGATAAAGATGGCTTTGGTAAGGTAGGCTAGTCCACTTATCCACAATACCTGAAATTTAGCGGATACTAATGCTGGATTAACAAGACAACTTCCCTGGGGAGGGTCCGCTGGGAAATGAAAAACAAAAGGGCTGACCCGATGGCCAGCCCTTCAAACAGGAACTATCTTAGGACAAAATCGTCTGTCTATTTATAGATATAAATTTCAATTTTGCCATCCTGGGTAACAGCGCCGCGGTACATCCCTTCTGTGTTAAAAGGCATGGCCATATGGCCGTTTTTGTCCAGCGCAATCAGACCGCCATCGCCACCCATATCGCCTACTTTTTTGATCACCGTTTTGCCGGCATCCTGTACAGACAACCCTTTGTATTCCATCAGGGCGGACAGGTCGTAAGCTACCACGTTACGGATATAATACTCCCCCCAGCCGGTGCAGGACACTGCCACAGTGTTATTATTGGCATAGGTGCCGGCGCCGATAATCGGGGAGTCTCCCACACGGCCGTACTTTTTGTTGGTCATACCGCCGGTAGAGGTGGCAGCCGCCAGGTTGCCCTGCTTGTCCAGCGCTACCGCCCCTACGGTGCCGAATTTATTGTCCTTGTTGATAATGCCGAGCTTCGCGGGATTCGTATAGGCGTTGGACCGCGCAGTCGCCAGCGAGTCTTCCTGTATTGCTTTCTGCAGGCCTTTCCAGCGGGACTCGGTCCGGAAATAAGAAGGGTCCACGATTTCCAGTCCGGCTTCTTTGGCGAATTTCTCCGCGCCCGGGCCTATCATCATCACATGCTCGGATTTCTCCATCACGGCACGGGCGGCGCTGATCGGGTTTTTCACTACCGTTATGCCCGCTACGGCGCCGGCCGCTCCCGTTTTACCGCTCATAATCGCGGCATCCAGCTCGTTGCGGCCTTCATGGGTAAACACCGCGCCTTTACCGGCGTTAAAAAGAGAGTCGTCTTCCAGCACGCGCACAGTGGCTTCCACGGCATCGAGACTGCTGCCGCCGGATTGCAGTACGCCATAGCCCTTTTCCAGCGCACGCTTCAGGGACGCCTTATAAGCTTCCTCCATGGCAGGCGACATATTCTTTTTCAGGATCGTGCCCGCACCTCCATGTATCACCAGTACATACTGACCGGCTTTTTTCTGCGCTGATACGGTATTCCAGGTCATCATCAGGCAGCAGGACAGTAACAAATAGCAAAAACTTCTTTTCATCTGACATCTTATTTTATAAAATCATCCAATCGCTTTCATCCCCGTTCACCAGGAGCATCTGTAATAATCATGACCATCACGGGACCTGCTTCGTCTTCAATACACCGTTGTCTACCCACCACCAGTACCAGGTGCCGCCGCTGGCCGCCGCCGTATCGAAGTCCGATACCCGGAAGCTGCCATTGCCGGTAGCGGAAGCGGGTATTTCGTATACTTTGAGCGCTTCCCCGTTACAGTTCCATTGCAGCGGCTGCCCTTTCACACAAAGTTCAGGTTTTTTGAGACTATCTGTTAAGATAAAATAAGCTTTGCTGACACCAAAAACTTTGGCGATGCCGTTTTCATCGATACACACGGCGGTCTTCTCATCAGGGGCGATGCCCACGGGGAAAATGCCGTAGTCGGTGATAATGCGGCTCATAAAAGTCACATGCCGGCCCTGGCGTCCGCGCTTCATATAATGCTGGTCGCTGATCACCCTGGACAGGTACGGCGCCTGCAGGAAATCATTGTTATATACTTTCACCAGTGTGTCATAGGGATTGGCCAGCACGCTGTCAGACACGGCGCTACCGCCTTCCCCGCTGTAGTACAAGCCGCTAAGGACGGCGCAGCCAGCACTGGTGCCTCCCACCGGCGCCTTCTTCTCCGTCAGCAGGTAATTGATCGCGGCGGCCGTTTTGGTGCCCCGCCAGTTGTTCATATACCGGGACTGGTCCCCGCCGGCGATAAACAGCATTTCAGCATTACGGATGATTTGCGCCACAGTATCGTTGTCCGCCAGTTCCCGGCTGGTGATGTTCAGCGTCTCCACGGAGTTCACCTCTCCCAGGGAATCGATATCCACATTGTAACCTCCGTTGTTGGAAGCTGTGAGCACCACTACGTCGCCACCGCCGCTGCGGGCTATCATCCACTTAAAAGCGCCGTCTACATTACCACCGCCACCTATCAGCGCTACGCCTCCTGTTACGGGCTTCACCACATCGGCCGTATCACCGACAATACCAATGGAAGCCGGACGGCCGGAAATGTTTTCCGAAGCATTTGCCGCATCCCCGCAACTGCTGAAATACGGCGCTATGATGCCTATTAAGCCCAATATTCTTACCCCATTCATTTACTGATCGTTTTTAAATTAGTGGATACCCTCAAATTCGTAATTCGTAATTCGTAATTCGTAATTCGTAATTAATAAGGTTTATTCTGCTCCATGTTTTTATTGGCTTTGGTTTCGGCGTCCGGTATGGGAAACACATAACCGCGCTGACCGGGCTTCAGCAGCACGGCGCCCAGCGCATTGACGGCATCTTCCGGTTCACGGGTTACCGGCAGGGAACGCCGGCGCAGGTCAAACAAACGATGGCCTTCAAAAGCCAGTTCTTTAAAACGTTCGGTGTATATGGCGGTGATCAGCGCGTCTTTATCGGCGAACGGCTGCGGCGTGTATCCTTCGATACGGGCGGCGCGCAGGTTGTTCAGGTCAGCGGCGGCATTGGCCAGCTGTCCCAGTTCGGCGGCTGCCTCTGCACGGACCAGGTACATCTCACCGGTACGGAACAGCTTCAGGTCCGCCAGGCCGGGGTTACCGTCGCTGCCGGCATACTTGTTCACCAGGTAAGCGGATTTACCGGCGCCACGGCTGTCATCAAACTCAATGTACGCAGGGTAACGTATATCGTTCACTTTATCAAACAGTTTGATCAGCTCAAAAGAGGGCACGTACAAGGCTACACGCTTTTTGAAATAAACACCGCCAATCAGATCGTCGTTGGTACCGGCCATCTGCTTCAGTTTCCAGATCACTTCAGATTCATCCGTGTCTTTCCAGATGGCGGGAAACTTGTTCCGCGCCGCCAGCGGCATCGCCTGGATAGCCTCTGTGGCATAGGTCACCGCATCGGTCCATTTTTTTCCGTACAGGGCTACCCGTGCCTGGATAGCAGCAACGGCAGCGAGGGTGATATGCGTATTATCGTCAAATGAAGCAGGGATCAGCTTCTTCGCTGCTTTGAGATCATCTTCGATACGTGTTGTTACTTCCGCAAAGGTATTCCGGGCAGGTGAACTGATTTTGGAAATATCCATATAGGGCACGCCCAGCGCATTGGGCGTATAGTCCTGTGCGTAGCTCTGCAGGAGCTGGAAATGGCAATAAGCCCTCAGCGCCAGCAGCTCACCGTGGTACTGGTCGCGCTGCGCTATCTCATCACCTTTGGCCGGTACCTGCGGCAGGGCCGCCAGCACACGGTTGGCACGGTCGATAGTGATATAGTATTCGTTGAAAGAAGATGTGATGGTGCCATTGCTGGGGTCTATCTGCCAGCGGTAAGACGCAACACCGCCGCCGGTACCGTTTTCACTGGGCAGCATACACTCGTCGGTGACCAGCGACACGTTGTAGATGGTATTGTAGGTCAACCGGGTATAAGCGCCCAGCAAGCCGCCGTTCAGGTCGGCCACATTGCGGAACGTTCTTCCGGGGTCAATGATATTGTCGGTAGGCGACAGGTCCAGTTGTTTGTTGCACGAAAGCAGGCATACCGGCAGCATCAGCGCCAGGTATTTAACGGTATGTTGAATATAACGGATCATGAACAGCAGGATTTAAAAGTTAACATTCAGGCCAAAGGTGTAAGTCCGTGCGGCGGGGTAGTCGAAACGTCCTTCGCCGTTGTTGTTTTCCGGATCGAAGCTTTTCCATTTGGTGAAGGTGAGGAGGTTCTGCCCCTGTGCAAACACCTGTACGCCCTGGATGAATTTCAGATGCGACAACAACGCTTTCGGGAAATTGTACCCGATGCTCACATTTCTCAGGCGGAGATAGGAGGCGTCCTGAATGTCGCGGGAAGAGTAACCGCGCTTGGCGTCGAACCGTGGCAGGATGGCGTTGTCGCCGGGTTTCTTCCAGCGGTTGTACAACATGCGTACGGACTGGTTGCTGCTGGCAAATGCCGGGTTCTCGTTGTAATAATCTTCGTTGAGATAACGCATGGTTTTATCTGCAAAGGTGAACAGCGCATTCAGGTAAATCCCTTTATAGGTGATGCCGGTATTAAAACCACCGGTGAAAGGCGGGATATAGGTGCCGAATTCAGCGACGCTCAGGGCTGTTTCATTATAATCGCTGGTGGTCTTGCCGGTACGGTCATAATACAGCGGGTCGCCGGTCTGCGGATCTACGCCGGCCCATTTTGGCGCGTAGTGGGAGCCGTAAGGCAGGCCTACGCGTACAATTTTTGAATCGCCCTGCGTGAACTCGCTGGCGCCGCCCAGGTCGGTGATCACGTTTTTATTGTAAGCGAAATTGAAGCCTACGTTCCAGGTGAAGTCTTTCCCGCGGATGATATCTGCCTGCACGTCCATTTCGATGCCGCGGTTGCGCATGGCGCCGGAGTTGAGGAACATGCTGCTGAAGCCGGAAGTGATGGACAGTGGTTGTTCGATGAACAGGTTGTTGGTGATTTTATTGTACACGTCAGTCACCACGCGGATACGGTTGTTCCAGATGCCCAGGTCGAAACCGATGTTCAGCTCTTTGGCGTATTCCCAGTCATAACCGGGGTTACCGGGTTGTGAGGGCACAATTGCCGGACGGCCTGCATACTGGTCAGTACCATAGGTACGGAAATAGGCGAAGGGCCCGAGCGTGGAAAACGGGTTGGCGGAAGTACCGTAGCTGGCGCGGAAGCGCAGGTTATCCACAAAGCTCACGTCTTTGAGGAAGTTCTCTTTTTTCACTTCCCACCCGATACCGAGGGAATAGAAACCGTGCCACCGGTTGGAGGGCGGCACGGTAGACGCACCATCATAGCGGAAGGAGGCGTTAAGGGTATATTTCTCGTCGAAAGTATAACGGCCTACGGCGATGTAGGAAGCCAGCGCACTGCGGGTGCGGCTGCCGCCCACCACCGGCCCAAAGGGCGATCCGGGCGTAATGGCCGCCGGTGTTGCCGGCAGGCGGCCGTCCAGGTCAAAACCGGTATAGTTGAAAGCGCGGTAGTTGTTTTTGGTGAATTCAAAATAACCGGACACTTCGAAGTCGTGGCGGTCAGCGATGTTTTTAGTGTATGTCAGGCCGGAAGTGGTCACCAGCGTAAAGTTGCGCGTGGAGCCTTCGCCGAAGCTGCCTTTCTCTCCGTTATCTACTTTGTAGCCGGAATAGGAATCGGGGTTCACCCACTTTTCTGTGGTAGTCTCCCGGAAATCGAGCCCCAGCCTGGTTTTCGCCACCAGCCCTTTGGCGATGGTAAAGTTCAGCGAGGTACCGATGATACTTTTCAGCTGGTTGTCTTTCGTGCTGGTATTGAGTAGTGCTTCCAGGGCGTTACTGCCTTCGCGCAGGTCATAAACGGGATATACATCGTCGTTCCAGTTGGTGACCAGCGTGCCGTCGGGCAGGTACGGATATTCGTAGGGCAGTGCGTAATATACGGCTGCCAGCGGGTTAGTGCCGCTGCTGGAAGCTTCTACCGGCAGATAGGAAGATTCGGAATAGGCGAGGCCGACGTTCACGTTACCGGTCAACCGGCCTGCGCTGAAGTCCACATTGTTCTTCAGGCTGTAACGTTTCAGGCCGGTGCCCAACGCGATCCCCTGCTGATCGAAATAGTTCACCGAGCTGTAGAAGCGGATATTGTCATTGCCGCCGCTGGCGCTCAGCTGATGTTCCTGGAACTTACCGGTACGCAGGAATATTTTACGCCAGTCGGTGTTGGTATTACGCAGGCTGTCGAGGATGTGATCGGCCAGTCTTTTCTCTTCGGGGGTTTTAGTGGCGTAGTCCGGATTTTTGGGAGAGAACTCCCAGCCGGGGCCTACGTTGGAACCGGTTTCCAGCCCTATCTCTTCTTCATACTGCAGGTGTTCCACGGAGTTCATCATTTTGAACTTCGGGGTGGTCATATTGGAGAAGCCGTACTGTGATTTATAGGAAAACGACAGTTTGCCTGCCTGTCCTTTTTTGGTGGTGATCACGATCACGCCGTTGGAGCCACGGGAGCCGTACAGCGCTTTTGCGGAGGCGTCTTTAAGCACGGTCACGGAAGCAATGTCTTCGGGGTTGATGCCCTGAAACTGTCCCGCTTCGATGGGGATACCGTCCATAACGTAGAGCACGGAGGAGCTGCCGTTGATGGTGCCCACGCCGCGGACAGTGACGGTGGCCGCCGCTCCCGGCTGACCGGAGCCTGCGGATATCACCATACCTGGTACGCGGCCCTGTAATATCTGTTCAAAGCTGGCCATAGGCACCTGTGTGATCTTATCGCTGCCCACGATGCCTGCGGAGGCGGTGGATTTATCGCGGGCATAATTCGTATAACCGGTAACCGTTACCGCGTTCAGTGTTTTCACATCTTCTTCGAGGGTGATGTTGATTTCGCGGCGGCCGTTGATATCCACCTGGCGGGTGGTATAGCCTACGAGGGAGAACTGCAACACGCGCACCTGGTCGGGAGCGGTAAGCGTGTAACTGCCGTCGGCAGCGGTAAGCGCGCCGGCGTTGGAGCCTACGGCCCTCACCGTAACGCCCGGCAGGGGAAGGTTGTCGATCCCCCTCACCTTTCCGCGGATGGTAATGTCTGCGGCCGGCCGGTGGGTGGCATCTGCGGCGTAGAGTACTACCAGCCCGTCTTCCCGTTGGGACCAGGCCAGGTTGGTGCCAGCCAGCGCCTGTGTCAGCACGGCATCCAGCGTGGCGCCTTTGGCGGAAACAGACACTTTGCTGTTTTCAGGCAGTGTTTTGTCATGAAAAACAAACCGGTAGGAAGTCTGATGTTCCAGTGTCTTCAGGAACTGTTTGATACTGGTTTCCCTCACCTGCAGGGTGATCGTTTCCTGTGCCAGGCATACCGCCTGCACCTGCAGACAGGTTAAAAAAAGTAAGATGGTCAATTTCATAGTGAGCAGCAGTTTGCCGGCGGGAACAGCCTTCCCTTTCCATTTCAGGAATACAAGTTTTACCATACCTTTGATGTTGGTTTAGTTAATGATCGTTCAGGACATTATCTGGCCTAATTCCGGGGAGGTGGTGCGAACACCTCCCCTTCTTATTTTGGTTGTTACTGGTTGATATTTATTTACTGATAATAATTGTGTCGTTTACCATTTTGAAATTGAAGGGATAGGACAGCTGCAGCGCGTCCAGTGCTTTTAGTACGGTTTCACTCTCAAACGTGCCGGAATAACGGTATTGTTTCACGGCATCGTCGGCAAAGGCGATCCGGATGCCATACCACTTTTCCAGTTTCACCGCAATATCTTCCAGCGGTTCGTTCTCTATCTCCAGCCGGTTGCGTACCCACGCTATTTCCCGGGCTTTATGATTGACGGGGTCGGCATCCAGCGGCACTACCTTCAGTACGGGCGCAGCGGCGGTTTTGCCTGTTTCCGGCGTTGCCACCGTCAGTTTCTGGTTGGGCTGCAGCACTATCTTCCGCGCAGGTTCCTGCATACAGGTGATCTCTACTTTTCCGCGGAACAGGGCTGCTTCCATCGTGGGATGTCCCGTATAGGCGCTGACGTTAAACACGGTGCCCAGCACTTTGATATCGAACGCGCTGGTATGTACCAAAAAAGGTTTGCGGACATCCTGTGCCACATCAAAAAAGGCTTCGCCGGTCAGCGTCAGTTCCCGGTTTTCGCGGTTGAAC encodes:
- a CDS encoding SusC/RagA family TonB-linked outer membrane protein, which codes for MKKFTKSGPPPVWAKVQQMLLIMKFTTLLLLLVAQVSASVYSQKKINIRAEATLLDKMLIMLEKKSNYRFFFNNDELKDIAPLSVDMSGVTVTEVLDRLLPPLRLHYKVLDNNVVVVSRAGNEIRDKHIKGKVVNAKGEPLPGVTVKVSGANAGAVTNANGEYELNAPDNATLVFSFIGHIQQTVAVEGRTTLNITLQEDTQGLNEVVVVGYGTQKKGDLTGAVATLDGKKLESRPLVNLAQGLQGMVPNLNVNLNNGAPGKGATFNVRGNTSINGGGPLVLVDGVQMDPNLINPADVANVTVLKDAASAAIYGVRGAYGVILITTKKPGKDAPLRLNYSTSYTITRPTRMPKYLNSVDYIRMHREADRTGQLSGGNAASEPFTTEDSTRSVAYFKDPANNLPVYVDPANPSKYRYVGNTDWIKELYPGWAPMMDHNVSISGGQGKTGYVASLGYFDQKGLLKVANEDFKRYNASLKLNTEATSWLELNMKMMLNRTESNKPTPASHGGLSSGWISGDLRPIMPVYHPDGHFSGQGSFTNIVALATLNGRTKETANDLWLTGGFVLKPLKNLRIVGDYTWNSYGLNNQQHYKEYQEYGANGILLGTFPWSKPSSVKESNNNDYYTALNAYAEYSRQFGQHFLKAMVGYNQEKKQVKGFNVKVKNLIDQTMPAINLNNDNSPLADGRQYSWALAGSFFRLNYDYANKYLLEVNGRYDGTSRFPASSRYVFLPSVSAGWRVSEEGFFKPLLEVINDLKLRASYGTLGNQALNPDQNANTDIYPYIPTMPGGKVDYIFDDQKGVYVGVPGLVSQNFTWEKVSTRNFGIDVTLLKNRLSATFDWYIRDTKDMLLNGYPLPGILGTSAPKVNTGEMRTKGWELGVNWRDKINDDLSYEVNLALSDYSATITRYDLNPTKTLGSNSYYVGQKLDEIWGYVTDGFFQSDAEAASADQSNLWNGKWLAGDIRFKDLNDDKKITRGQNTAVDPGDRRVIGNKTPRYQFGLNLSVQYKNFDFNILIQGVGKRDVMLDGNTFWGFKSEWDVPMVYQLDYWTPENPNAYYPRQRFGGGGNFQAQTKYLQNAAYARMKNLSVGYTLPASAMRAMRMQKLRVYVSAQNLFEVTKLHKAYDPEIFEAKDYPLNRAISFGLQLGL
- a CDS encoding FecR family protein, with translation MEQHERLWELMAKRTAGALSPAEEVELEVLLEASPEVARQQALLDKIFLQSTGKPTPERKEMLLDRIMGDIAAGGSQEALPEVTEDSLPVRRGRWRVMAAASLVLLLGAAMALYLRSSTATNAVVWSTVQTRPGSKTRITLPDGTLVMLNAGSTLSYPSNFAKSGRVVKLTGEGYFDVTRMPNDPFVIHTHTVDIKVLGTTFNVRAYADESHTETALISGAVEVTVKDGGKQHITLSPKQKLLVANAIADTVKPATVARPDDLKSLIVLESIEKERGGAEIAETAWVENRFVYRNETFLQLIKRMERWYGITIECHNQSLLQTSFTGNVQGESLDQLLGMLKQTKQFEYNITAGKVFIH
- a CDS encoding cyanophycinase; the encoded protein is MNGVRILGLIGIIAPYFSSCGDAANASENISGRPASIGIVGDTADVVKPVTGGVALIGGGGNVDGAFKWMIARSGGGDVVVLTASNNGGYNVDIDSLGEVNSVETLNITSRELADNDTVAQIIRNAEMLFIAGGDQSRYMNNWRGTKTAAAINYLLTEKKAPVGGTSAGCAVLSGLYYSGEGGSAVSDSVLANPYDTLVKVYNNDFLQAPYLSRVISDQHYMKRGRQGRHVTFMSRIITDYGIFPVGIAPDEKTAVCIDENGIAKVFGVSKAYFILTDSLKKPELCVKGQPLQWNCNGEALKVYEIPASATGNGSFRVSDFDTAAASGGTWYWWWVDNGVLKTKQVP
- a CDS encoding isoaspartyl peptidase/L-asparaginase family protein; amino-acid sequence: MKRSFCYLLLSCCLMMTWNTVSAQKKAGQYVLVIHGGAGTILKKNMSPAMEEAYKASLKRALEKGYGVLQSGGSSLDAVEATVRVLEDDSLFNAGKGAVFTHEGRNELDAAIMSGKTGAAGAVAGITVVKNPISAARAVMEKSEHVMMIGPGAEKFAKEAGLEIVDPSYFRTESRWKGLQKAIQEDSLATARSNAYTNPAKLGIINKDNKFGTVGAVALDKQGNLAAATSTGGMTNKKYGRVGDSPIIGAGTYANNNTVAVSCTGWGEYYIRNVVAYDLSALMEYKGLSVQDAGKTVIKKVGDMGGDGGLIALDKNGHMAMPFNTEGMYRGAVTQDGKIEIYIYK
- a CDS encoding RNA polymerase sigma factor; the protein is MQDLLDKIYRDNDQLAFRQLFLQYSDRLIVFAASLLPSREEAEEAVSDVFVKIWQNRAGLATVRNLNTYLYTAVRNTACNYRIRAGRMPEMLTGEHIQVTVNAMAASPEDMLISKENLRKIESAINLLPARCKLIFRLVKEDGLKYREVAEILEVSINTVNTQMAIALKKLGEVIDIRQHFGWME
- a CDS encoding RagB/SusD family nutrient uptake outer membrane protein; protein product: MIRYIQHTVKYLALMLPVCLLSCNKQLDLSPTDNIIDPGRTFRNVADLNGGLLGAYTRLTYNTIYNVSLVTDECMLPSENGTGGGVASYRWQIDPSNGTITSSFNEYYITIDRANRVLAALPQVPAKGDEIAQRDQYHGELLALRAYCHFQLLQSYAQDYTPNALGVPYMDISKISSPARNTFAEVTTRIEDDLKAAKKLIPASFDDNTHITLAAVAAIQARVALYGKKWTDAVTYATEAIQAMPLAARNKFPAIWKDTDESEVIWKLKQMAGTNDDLIGGVYFKKRVALYVPSFELIKLFDKVNDIRYPAYIEFDDSRGAGKSAYLVNKYAGSDGNPGLADLKLFRTGEMYLVRAEAAAELGQLANAAADLNNLRAARIEGYTPQPFADKDALITAIYTERFKELAFEGHRLFDLRRRSLPVTREPEDAVNALGAVLLKPGQRGYVFPIPDAETKANKNMEQNKPY